The DNA window TGCTACATCAAATGTCAGGCTGGTTCCTGCAAGCTACTGAGTGCCTCTTGTGAGGGGCCAAGTGCTCTCAGCACCCATTCAAGTAGCCCCCCTCAGTGGAAGTCATCAGTTCTCAGCACCTTTCATGATAGGGCCCACGATTAGCATTGATGAGCCTTGTGCCAGGAACGGACATTCTGGGAACCACTAACCTGGGTCTTTTGATATTACTGGATGAGGGTAGAAAATCAGCATGACTGTTCTGTCTCCTTAAGGCAGTTCACATAGCCCTATGTTACCCATTGTGTTTTTCAGCTATACTGTTCTTGTTCTGCAGCCATCCACATCTGATATTCTATATCAAGCTTTGATAACTCTTTGGAAATGCACTTAATTCACGATTGGGTTAAATTGATCATGTGCTAAAACCCAAAAGAAGTTGCTCTAAATATAATATAATGGCAGCGTCTCTGACTGCAATTATAGTGCCTTtaactgtttaaaaagaaaagtagtatttAGGACTAGATGTATCTGagctttttctcttctccctttgaaTTAAACTTTCTCATAAAAGTCCATCTTCTGTGGTGCTAATTTGACAAAGTGCTGCTATAACTTTCATTTTGTCTCCAGCTGAGAGAGTGACTGTGGAGAAATAATTATATGTTGTGGCCTCAGCTCAGTGGAACATTAAAGTCAGTAGGTGACAGTTGCTGCGTTCCATCCTTTGCTCTTGCATGGATCTCTGCTAATCTGCCTAAGGAACATAGTGAGCAGCATCCTGAAGCTATGCACGTTTGCTCTTTCTAGCTTAGCTAAAAACTCAGCAGTACTGTAATTTTCAGCACCTTGTATTGTATGAGAAAAGCAACCTAAAGTTTATCATGTTCTttcccaaatgaaaaaaagtgtGTGAGAAAATGCCATTGCTAATGTTTATCCAGCATGTAAAACACAATATCAGAATAAATCTTATGTTTGTCTTGGATTCTAGCCAAAACAGAACTGTCAACAAAAGAAACAGCTAAAGGGTCGggagggagggtttaaaaagaaattaaaggctcttttgttttcttttgctaaaTACTGTTGtgtgaaaagtttgttttaagcATATTTATATGTCATGTGAGCTACTGGAAACCCCTAGACCTTCCCCCTCACCCAAGACACACACACGTGTATTTCAAAACCATGATAATTTCGAGAAATTCCCTAATATTTGTATATGGACACTGGAGGGTTTTGTGGGTGAGGAGAATTAATCTTGTTAGAATTAAGAAATGCACAAAAAATTGCACCTTCCCTAAAGCCTTATActtaagagaaaaataataatagtacagtactttcattttcaaagcactgtacaagcaACTAATTATCTTCGTAACACTCCTATGGGTTAGGTATTGTTATCTCAGTTTTACAGctagagaaattgaggcacaggtaTGTTAGGACGCAGACAataccctaaaaagaaaaggagtacttgtggcaccttagagactaacaaatttattagagcataagctttcgtgagctacagctcacttcattggatgcgatgaagtgagctgtagctcacgaaagcttatgctctaataaatttgttagtctctaaggtgccacaagtactccttttctttttgcgaatacagactaacatggctgctactctgaaaccagacaataACCTGTCGCTGCACAAGTGCACAGAGAAATTGGGAAGAAATCCCTGCTTCCCCAGCCCATTCTGTGCCTATTAAGGGGAAGTAATAATTTAACTGTAAGGGCCAAATCCAGCATCTTGGAAAGGCtcttactgatttcaatgagagatgGATTGGATTCTACACAACATCCCTGAGACCACACAGTGAGTCCATACTACAGCTAGAATTGGAACTCATGACTTTCTGGTTCCTAGCCCCTGAGCACAATCCACTAGACTTTGACTGTAAAGCCACTTTCCTATGTATTTTAGGAGACTGAATGAACACTGTCAGAATAAAGCATaagttactcctgggggcattctgcaacaaaaaattaaaaattctgtgccaaaaaaataaaaattgtgtgtacaatattttaatattctgtaaattttgattgtcaaaataacactacataatcacgccagtttcaattattttggtaatttatttcaaaatacctgtcagcaagtatgtcagtaacaatacagacacgcacaaaaattcccccaggagtagagagttaaagacacccctatgacaacccaattcctgtttctctgccctcttctcccccactgccccctcccccagccaagccaggaggcccttcccccacagagcccagcctaGACACCcgcctctctcttccccctcacccctggagcacagggatccagagggagaaacagtctgatgctcggtcccaggcttgcacagagtttcctgcGCACCGCCCTCTCCTTCCGTCAGGGCGTACTAGGActtgcagctgccaggaacctttttgctccctcccccccccccccgccccagcagtgTCTCTTAGGTGTGaactgggctctgccaggtccagcagCCCATaatggcagccagcagcactgcagcccatttctgtgtaggaaaggaaattctgcctgcacaacattaatttctgcaaaattgtgcagtggcatagaattcccccaggagtaatactTTTTTGGGGCTAGGGTGAGGGGTTATACGTAAAACGGGAAGAAATAGTTTGGACTCTGGGGtcaagaggatgagagaacaaacagcaCATGACATTAATCATGAGGTTTAGTGCACTACTGGAATTtccttagatactacagtgatgagcacagtatgaGAACCTACACATAATAGAGCTCTGCACTGTGTCTGGATAACTAAGCTCCTTGCTTAGGCCTTGTCCAACAAAGAGCTTAGATAGTTGGGTAACTTTTCTCaaaaaattaattccatttaCTTCATGTTTTTTGTAAGATTGGGGTCTTGCATCCTCTGGCTTCTCCACTGGAGCCTTCACTTCTTCAGCCTGTAGATCAGATGAGGATGAACCTGTCTTTTCTTGCTCCCTTGCCTTTCCCTGGGTCTGTTGACAAGAAAACTCAGGTTAACATAAGCATTGCGATGTGACTGATGGTTAAcacatgtagggcctgatcccaagtcGTGTGGAGCATCTtcaactccccttgacttcagtggatgatCAGCACTTCCtaagatctggcccattgtgttgTTGAAGCAATGTATATATATTGTTTGCAGTCTGTTTCTTATATAACATTTTGGTTTGTCAGTTCTTTCTCTCTGTATTAAACAATGGATTTTGGTTACTGGATTTGATCCCAATTCAGCACGGCACTTAAACATTGCTTTCGGAAGGACTTACATGCCtgcttgcttaaagttaagcaggtgttAAAGTGCTATGTTTTAACTCGATTATTATTCAGCATATGGGCAAATGCGTTGCTGAGCTGGTGTCTTTGGCAATGGCAAACATCTGAAAAATGTTCTggagcttatttatttatttggcatagactgggggcttgattctgatctcacttataccaATTTACTTATATAACTACAGGGGAATTACTTCTGATGTACGctggtataagtgagaggagaattgggctcAAGGAATTTATCTGTGCATTTAAGCACAGAGCTGCAGGAATGCTGACACACTGAAGTGAGAAAGTAGAGGTGAACTTTAAAAGACATTGATTCTATGGATGTGATATTTTTATTCAGTTCATTCTGCTGTCAGTAGGAGACATTTATATAACAACAAAATGGCATAAAAAGTAAAATGtgttgtaagaggctaattaagtcAACAACAGAAACAGGCACGCAATCCAAAAAATTGAATTCAGAGGTCTATTTCAAAGGGCAATAgcaaaatgactttttgcagCCCAAgttcaataaacaaaaacaaaatggcttCTGGTAGATTCTCATAAGgacataagagctgccatactgggtcagaccatgatccatcttgcccagtatcctgtctctaacagtaGCCCATACCAGAACTTCATGGAGAATATACAGAATaaggcaattatggagtgatcaaCCCTTGTCTTTCACTCCCAAATTTTggtagtcagagatttagggtcCCCCcaaacatggggttgcatccctgaccatcttggctagtagccattgatggacctaccctccatgaacttacctagttctttttaaaaactcagttatacttttggccttcacagtgtcacatggcaatgagttccacaagttagttgaggaaacactttttcacaattgtttgtattaaacctgctagctattaatttcattgggtgactcttGGCTTTTGTATTGTgtaaaagggtaaataacacttctctatttacTTTTTCtgcaccatttatgattttatagacctctatcacatcccccccagtcgtctcttttctaaactgaagagTCCTAATTGTTTTAGTCTATCATCgtatggaagcagttccatacccttaatcttctttgttgcccttctccctTTTCCATTTCCACTGTATTCTTTTTGATAAAGCGTgaccacaactggacacagtattagAGGTGTGGATgcaccctggatttatatagtggcattaaaatattttatgtctcattttctgaatggttcctaactttctgttagcctttttgaccacaGCTTCACACTgaactgaagttttcagagaactatccacggtgactcccagatctctttcttgggtgataacagctaatttagaacccattgAAACTCAGAAGGCCTATTTTGGGGAAGTGCTGAGTGCCTATTAATTATAACTGCAGTTGAGGATGCTTAGCACTCAGCAGTACCCTGCAGTTTGACTCAAACACAGACAGCCAAATTCAGACTTGTATGATTTGCTGAACAGTTTTACTTGAAGCAGgacattttattgtatttttaaaataagagggCCTCCCAGAAGGTAGCATTTCAAGGATGGATTTGAGTGAGAAGGATGACACCATTAGGGGctgaaggaaagggaaagagtTTCAAGTATAAGACTGGGGCATGGAAGATGGCACAAAGGTGGAAGAGGAGAATAGTATAAATTGAACATACAGGAAAGAGGCTTGGGAGAAGTGTAGGTAGTAGGTGGGGGAGTAAATGGAAACAGAGTAGATGTGGACAGGAGTTAGTTGTACGGTGCCTGGGTGAGAATAAGAAGTTTGACAGGCAAAGGGAAGCCAGTGAAAGGATTTGAGAGTGGCTGGAGCAGGAAATTATTTTGTTGGTAATCTAAGAATAAGGACAAATCCTAACTGGAATGTCACAGACTagcaaattgtgatttaaagtgAGGAATAAGGAGAAGGAATAAACAAACTCCTAGGGTCCActgatggcaaaattcccactgacttcaatgcggTCAGGATTCCCCTCTAAGGAACAAAGATCTTGTTGTCACACAAATATCATTggtatttagaaaagaaaagaagacaagTGGAGAAAATAtatgaggcctgattctgatttcacactgATTTTAAACCGTTGCATAACTTCATTAAAACCAGGAGTATTACTGTTGATTACACTATTATATTTGAGAGAAAAATCAGGCTTACAATAAATATGATTAGAAATGTCTCCAAAGAGATTAGTTACCCCTTTTTCCTCCCCTCAGAATGAAAAATGGATGTTTAATAGAgctgaattgaaattaaagaTAAATACAATTAATACGTATATACATTGTGTGCCCAATACATGAAGCAGCCTGCTTTAAAATGACACAGATATGCAAACAATTTCCATTTGGGCACTCTCCTTTGTACAGACTTCACAGTGAAACCGAGCCATTTCTTTGTCACAAGCTTTATTAATCCTAATCTTTTGATCACCAGCACACTGAGAAACCACAAAGACCCCACAGTGCAAAGATACTTTAATAAGAGACGTGGTTGTATCAGTATGGTGCGTGCCTGTAGCTCTGCATGGGTTTTGTTCTTTGGGGGTATGTGCTGCACATCTATAATGAAACCAAAGGGGTTGAAATGAGAATGGATTTCAGAGTGACAATGCAAAAATAACCCCACCATTTTTCTCTTTCAATCAGTAGCAGAGATGAAGAAACAACTGCAGCTAAGAATGACAATGAGGACGTATTCATTGCTGCACGACTCCGACAGACTTTGACTGAACTGGATGAAGATTTAGAAGGTAGGGAACTGTGTCAGGTACAGAAGTAGTAAAGCATGGCAAAAATATATGGAGTCAGTTTCTGCCCTGTGCATGTGCAAGGTTCTCATGGAAGTCACTGGGACCTACACATATATctgtgagcagaatttgacccacactATACGTTTCTGCTACTCCAACCCATATTGTTTTGCTGCTAGATCAAATCAGTATCCTTAGACTGCTATTATCTATTTATCCAGATATTTATATGGACATCGCTGTATATGAGTGCCTGCTACCAGAAAGGTAGTACTTTATGGGACATATTTTCTGCTGGCAtattttcactgacttcactggaaataGAGAATTTGGCACTATGTTTGTGACCGATGTGCCATATGTAGTTTGCAGCTTTGTAGCAGGATCCTATCATTTTACACCATACAAACTGCTTATATTTTCTCAAGATCAAATGGAGAAGGGGGGATGTTTTCTGTGTGATATTTCAACTGCATTACTACATGTAGTTCAAAGTTATAACTCTAAAATCCTGACCAGAATAGATTAAAAGAGACTAAATGTCATCACAAAGAAATAGCCTGCTTCCTAACCACCTGTAATGAATCAAAATATCACACAGTTTTGTTTGATGCAAAATTATGTgaaccctttttaaaatctcataattttgcaGCATCTTAGAATGCAGTGGGCCTGATTAGGATCTCATTTATGGGAGTTTTATACCTTTTCAAGTCCATTAAGTTGAGTGTAgtcactcttgatttacaccaaagCAATTGAAAGAAGAAATAAACCCAATAGCTCCTTTCACAGTAAAATTGTTACATTCCTGGATGATGATGGGAGGTGGGATGGTAGAAAAGGAAATGTAAGTTCTGTGTCTTTGTTGGCTTGCTTGAGGTAGTCCCTCAGGCAGATTGTTTTTATTAACCAGGTTTGAAAATCATAATTGAGAGATGTTTGccatttttctgaaatgcttctcCTTTGGAGTATTGCAGTGAAGTGTTTGTCACTGAGACGTTCGTGAAAGTTAAGGTATACACAATAGACTAAATTCTACCCTCAACTACACATATGTGATTCCCATTGACCACATCAGGAGGTGTGCATGCACAATAGGCTGATGGTAATCATCAACCAGATAGTAAAATGTATACAGATACTGCTTTTTCTTACAACAGGAACACATATGGAAACTTGTGAACAGGTATGTCGTAAGTTATATAAGTGTGATCAAAATCCTGATTTGCTGATTTTTCTAAACCATCTTTGAGTAACTGACAATGATGTTGCACATATCTGACCAATTTGTGaaattttttgtttacatttttgcaGCAATGGAAGGTATACATTATGAAGCAGATAACAACTCTGTATCAAGCCACACAAATGGGGCGTCCAGCTCGCATTTCACCGATGCAGACACTGCTCAGGATGCTGCCTTTGTTGTTCCAGTAACAATCATAGATGAGATTCTGAATATTAATGCAGTAGGTCCAACTGAAGATGAAGAGAATGCATTACTCCCTAatgcagatgatgaagatatctcAGCTGATTCCATTAATTTAGGGAACTTTACAAATAGAAACAGTGCAGGATCTTTTGATAAGAAACATGTAGATGGTGGATCTCTGAGTATATCCATGGACTTAATTCACCAGCAGTCCTCTGACGATATATTTAAGCCCCTGCCCGTAGAACAGAGGCGAGAGATGTTTGAGTCTCTTACATCCTCGTttgaaaagagaaatgaaaacaacCTAGGACTGGAAAACAGCTATAAACATGGTGTTAGTTCTGAGGAATGCAAACCCATGCTGATTTCTTCTCACCTCAAGCCTAAGACTCAAATCCACATagcaagagagaaaacaaatcaaTTTAATGAACAAAATAGTCAAGAAAGATTCTTGAACAAAATGCACACAGAATTGGAATTCAAGCCCCCATCAACCAAAACAACTGAGGAGAAAGAAGATATCCTGTCACCACCTCTGTGGGGTCATCGTGCCCCTAGTTCCATAACAAGCTATGAACCTAAAGTAGGTCTGACAACCTTTAAAGTTGTCCCTCCCAAACCTGAAATAAAATACTTCGATAGAGGTAATTCCTTCTCCACTGGTGCCATTAAGATAGATGACCTAGGCAACCTGATGACTCCAAATGCTGGTAAGAAGAACACGTCAGATATTTCTTCCAATGAAACTGATGAACCTCTTATTAGGAGAGTAAAGGAATTCTGGAGGTCAAACTCTACAGGAAAACAATCTGACAAATCTATAGAACATAATTCTAAAAAGTCAGTAGTCACTGTGAGCTCCAAACCCTTTAATTCAAAATCTGAAAGCAAACCTCTCTCTCTAACAGATGCAAAACCAATACCATTGCAACCAGTAACTTCAAATGTGGTTGAAAGGCATTTTGAGCTCGAAAGAATCAAACCACCTGTGCCAGCCGCACAGTCTCAGGTAAACACATCAGTGTCCCCAACAATTAACCAGGACAAGACAGAGTTCCCATTTCTAAGGCCTTATAAAAGAACTTCAAGCCATTATGTTGCCTCTGCTATTGCAAAACGCCTCGATCCACTTATGTTTAACACTGATTTGATAGAGAAGCATGATAAAGAGGAGAATAATCATGAagaaaaattgataaaaattggaGCAGAACCTCTCCCCAAAGGTTGCATTATTATGACCAAAAACAGCCCTATGGAAATAAAACCAGCAGAAATGAGAGACtcttattcaaatatttttacttGCAGTTACAAAGCATCAAATAGCAGGTTGACGCTTGGTGATAATTCTGCTGTGGAAAACAAAGCAGTGAACATCAGGTTACTGAATCAGACAACCCCTGTAGGTTTCTATAAACGGAGTATCAGTGTACCACTTACTAAATCCTTTTCAAAGGATAACAACACTGCAGAAGGCGATCACAGCAAACACAGCATAGTTGATAAAAACACACATCCTTTGTCTGATCAGAAATGTGAGAAGACGGACCATACTAATTCTTCCTCATCGTTCACATCACCTGATCTCCCAACACCTACATCCTCTTCCAGCTCATTGTTGAGGCCCACTAAATGGCATCCTGCTAACAATATACAAACTAATTCTTTAAAAGCATTGTCAGAGCTAAATATTACTCCTGTAAATAACCACGTCATTTCTCAAAGGGATGAGAAGCCTGACAGTATGAATAAATCTGATGTCACTGTACAGACAGATATCTTTGGGCCAAAGAAGAAGTTTAAACCCATTGTCCAGAAACCAGTCCCAAAAGATACATCTCTGCACAGCACTTTAATGGAAGCCATTCAGActgcaggagggaaggaaaaactcCGAAAGGTAAAGTGGAGACTTCATTTAGGCCTTTGAAACTGGAGAAAGCTTGCATTCACTGGAGTAGACACCAGCCTATTTTATAACTGGTACTCTTGTTCATGAGCTGTAGTACatgtaatatttaaaacatttataataGCAAAATTCAGAACCAGGCCACTGGTTATTCCGCGCATACTGAATATTGTTATGCAATAGCATAGCCACTTGTACTAGTTAGAATAACCAGAGGAATACAGATGTACAGTATAAAGAGACAAACACTTGAGGTTAACCTAAAAGCCTAACCTGTATTCCTGAAAGTTGTATAAACATCGGAATGTGCATTATATATAGGAAACATTTAGCTACACGTCAGTGAAAGATATACAGTTACTTTATATCATCAAGATTTGTTATTTGTTAACTGCTAATACTGTGCTTGGCATTCTGCACAATACACAAAGCGCTTGATTCTGCATtcctaagcaaaaaaaaaagtgggaccATTTGCTTAAGTAAGTAGTATGCATTAtgaataagggctgcagaatcaggcccaaatgaAGCCAAGCTGCCTGGCCAACAGAGCTTAAAGTATAGATATGTGCTTCGAACAATTTTAATAAAGTGTTTTCAAACTATCCTTAAGTAAATATCTAGTAACAACTTGATGGTGTCTATTTTGTTCATACTCTAGAGTTCAgacagcatgacaaatggaagtCAGAAGAAAACCTCATATGCCGAGCCAGAGAATGAGCATTCAGCCCTGCTGGCAGCAATCAGAGGCCACAGAGGCACCTCAGGACTAAAAAAGGTGAAATAGATAAATAGGATTAGTGCTCATCTCATTGGTTGTTTCTACTGAATGTGCTGGATGCACGGTGACCTGGAGTGATGCAAAGTAATTTGTATTGCAACAAGAAGACCTTAGAAAAAAATATGACAACACAGGACAGACTGTAATGTTTACgtgatgggccaaattctgcactcggTTATagaacttcattgacttcactagagttGTACACTGGTAGCTGAGGGCTTTGTGATGGCTTACATTAAATCAAGGTAAACCCAAATTAGTTAAATATGGGACTGCACACTCCAGATACTTAACCGAACAATCTTAAGCTCAGCATTTTCACAGGCTTAGGCATTATGGATAAGCTTTTCATTGTAGGAAAATGCAGTTTGCACCCCACCTAACTTATGGGTCAGCATACCCCAGAAATCTACCTACTGGACATATGTGCATGTAAATACTTGATTTCCACATGCACGCTGTATTTATGGACATTAGTTAGATGCAATGAAAGTATACATGGAATTGTATGTGACTAACTAAAAATCCGACTTGTTTCCCCACAGCTAGATGACTCCTTCTGTTGGAAGAATTTATCTAACCATTAAGGCATCTCTTATTTTTAATAGCCAGAGTCTGAATTGCTCTAACACGAACCTTCACTCAGTTCACTGACCCAGCCAAGGAAGTGTATTGGGCAAGAAGTGTCCCATCTCCCTGATGCAGTGACTCAAACCATTACCAACTATCCACACAGCTGGGGATCACTGGATGTCTACCAACCACATAACGTCCCTGTTCTTCCCTATGTTACTCCATTATCCTCAAAGCAACCATAAATGCCTCATTACTCGTGGGGCAAATAGAATAGACAACTTCCTCTGAGACTGACACCCCACAACACAGTATGTTACCAGAGGCAGTTAAAGAGCAGCCTGGCACACAGCCATTCCAGGACTGAGGAAGGCAAAGGCCACATCTGTGCACGCACACGCTATTGAATTGCCCTGTGTGCTGCTTGGGCATAGCTGAGAATCCATGTGAAGGAAGTTCTGAAAATAAATTGTTGTTGTATCATCAGAGAGACTCTTTCAAATTCTTTTCTCCAGTAAAGAAGCGTGgctttttgcattatttttaaggATCTTTTTTAGGAACCATCCATCACTTTTTCACACAGTGTGGCCTGTACTAATTAATGCAGTGCATATCTATTGTAGTGGACAGAGTACAGGAATGGAGTACAAGTGCTCCCGAGGTCTTGTTCTTCTGTTGTCTCCCTCTTTGGACTTAGATAATTCACATGccactctctgcctcaatttccccatctatgaaatggggataataatatttacttTGTAGTCCCACATTTGTCCTGTGATGATAAATTTATTAACGTTTGCCAAACACTTTGAGGATAAATAAATTCTTGACATTTATGACATTATCATTGTTAATAGATATTAGGCATATTGTTAAAGACAAAAGGCTGTTAAAAAATCACAAGCAAGCTCCCCACCAGGTTGTTTATATTAGAACAGGCTTCTGCACATATAATTCATGCAGCAATTTTAGGTTAAGGAATTCCAAAGTAACTCTATTGGAAAAGCAGTCAGTCAGTTTGccccatttattttcaaatagttctctctagttttatttctttttaatttggatGGAAACTGTATGTTTAAGAACAATTCTAAAGTGAAGGTAGGTTTAAGAGTGAAGATCCAaagttctctttctctttctgttgtCCATTATTACCACCACATGGCACAGACTACTATAAGTAATTGAGATTCCCTAGTGCCTACAGCTGccctaatacattttttttttattccaaaatcCTTACAGTCATTCCCAAACTCACACCAAGTCCAACTGTCAGCCTTTTACCTTAAACACCAAGAAGAGTTACAGGATGCTAGAGTTCACAGAAAGTAAAGATTGAGTTTCTGAGACACAGTCAATGCCAAGTCCTTGGTCCTGGTAATCAGCCCAGTTGAGTGATGTGAGAGAGTAGTAACAGATGTTTAAACCAATGAGCAAACAAAAGTTTTACATGTTTTATATCAGTTAAGCAAACTGAAATTGGGAGTGGTGAAAAAAAAGTGTCAAGTAATTACAATTTAGTGTTATGCCAGATATTCACTAATCACATTCAACTGTCTCACTGGTAGATCTCATCATCAGCCTCTGAAGAGCTGCAGAGCTTTAGAAATGCAGAACTGTTCTTGCAAAATAAAGAAGCCTCTCAGGCAGAGCATCTTTGGATCCCCCCTCCACCTGTCCTGCTGCCACCACAACCACCTCCTTCCAGCCACAAGT is part of the Dermochelys coriacea isolate rDerCor1 chromosome 2, rDerCor1.pri.v4, whole genome shotgun sequence genome and encodes:
- the COBL gene encoding protein cordon-bleu isoform X1, which codes for METLAQPGANKPPSGRKMKARAPPPPSQSLAASQIQSEQKLVTELGVIPDQSLVTMKENLINRTVDFTVVLPSGVEQKNNVHGSKAVMDLLVDLCSRYHLNPAHHTLELKACGMQPLSYKPNTLVGALDVQTVLLKEKVPEGKTKRPPPRIPEKSVRLVVNYLKTHKAVVRVSPEVPLHSIIPAICEKCEVSPDHVVLLRDNITGEELELTKSLDELGIKELYAWDRKRETSQNSSLSNDATEKEKRGFLGFFKVNKRSSKTEDRLRMDGNYGDEDGFSSATASERSLDGFATAPNSPSVNSRSITLGPSLSLGNISGMTANPEIKKRRAPPPPVAAPLLQSMETSGMAKTAIQIPQGASQNDLQKKKRRAPPPPTPPAPVMPNRTEEKEDKRKSTMGNGRQVPQKPPRGNIRGPPQLVIPPPPPYPPPDTDIVDPTDYYSEAPDVTAPTNVVPQQSLQLTHDNIYVVDDMVLELSEVEETTSLSSCFASEDTTEDSGVVSSPSDVVSLNSQNDNMKFKDKPVNGQEDSAERDGIYAAELCSVRNTSCDSNDSGNAHQSSRDEETTAAKNDNEDVFIAARLRQTLTELDEDLEAMEGIHYEADNNSVSSHTNGASSSHFTDADTAQDAAFVVPVTIIDEILNINAVGPTEDEENALLPNADDEDISADSINLGNFTNRNSAGSFDKKHVDGGSLSISMDLIHQQSSDDIFKPLPVEQRREMFESLTSSFEKRNENNLGLENSYKHGVSSEECKPMLISSHLKPKTQIHIAREKTNQFNEQNSQERFLNKMHTELEFKPPSTKTTEEKEDILSPPLWGHRAPSSITSYEPKVGLTTFKVVPPKPEIKYFDRGNSFSTGAIKIDDLGNLMTPNAGKKNTSDISSNETDEPLIRRVKEFWRSNSTGKQSDKSIEHNSKKSVVTVSSKPFNSKSESKPLSLTDAKPIPLQPVTSNVVERHFELERIKPPVPAAQSQVNTSVSPTINQDKTEFPFLRPYKRTSSHYVASAIAKRLDPLMFNTDLIEKHDKEENNHEEKLIKIGAEPLPKGCIIMTKNSPMEIKPAEMRDSYSNIFTCSYKASNSRLTLGDNSAVENKAVNIRLLNQTTPVGFYKRSISVPLTKSFSKDNNTAEGDHSKHSIVDKNTHPLSDQKCEKTDHTNSSSSFTSPDLPTPTSSSSSLLRPTKWHPANNIQTNSLKALSELNITPVNNHVISQRDEKPDSMNKSDVTVQTDIFGPKKKFKPIVQKPVPKDTSLHSTLMEAIQTAGGKEKLRKSSDSMTNGSQKKTSYAEPENEHSALLAAIRGHRGTSGLKKISSSASEELQSFRNAELFLQNKEASQAEHLWIPPPPVLLPPQPPPSSHKSMTAPKLPVTATSNPGEAREALMEAIRSGAGAARLRKVPLLV
- the COBL gene encoding protein cordon-bleu isoform X8; this translates as METLAQPGANKPPSGRKMKARAPPPPSQSLAASQIQSEQKLVTELGVIPDQSLVTMKENLINRTVDFTVVLPSGVEQKNNVHGSKAVMDLLVDLCSRYHLNPAHHTLELKACGMQPLSYKPNTLVGALDVQTVLLKEKVPEGKTKRPPPRIPEKSVRLVVNYLKTHKAVVRVSPEVPLHSIIPAICEKCEVSPDHVVLLRDNITGEELELTKSLDELGIKELYAWDRKRETSQNSSLSNDATEKEKRGFLGFFKVNKRSSKGFATAPNSPSVNSRSITLGPSLSLGNISGMTANPEIKKRRAPPPPVAAPLLQSMETSGMAKTAIQIPQGASQNDLQKKKRRAPPPPTPPAPVMPNRTEEKEDKRKSTMESLQLTHDNIYVVDDMVLELSEVEETTSLSSCFASEDTTEDSGVVSSPSDVVSLNSQNDNMKFKDKPVNGQEDSAERDGIYAAELCSVRNTSCDSNDSGNAHQSSRDEETTAAKNDNEDVFIAARLRQTLTELDEDLEAMEGIHYEADNNSVSSHTNGASSSHFTDADTAQDAAFVVPVTIIDEILNINAVGPTEDEENALLPNADDEDISADSINLGNFTNRNSAGSFDKKHVDGGSLSISMDLIHQQSSDDIFKPLPVEQRREMFESLTSSFEKRNENNLGLENSYKHGVSSEECKPMLISSHLKPKTQIHIAREKTNQFNEQNSQERFLNKMHTELEFKPPSTKTTEEKEDILSPPLWGHRAPSSITSYEPKVGLTTFKVVPPKPEIKYFDRGNSFSTGAIKIDDLGNLMTPNAGKKNTSDISSNETDEPLIRRVKEFWRSNSTGKQSDKSIEHNSKKSVVTVSSKPFNSKSESKPLSLTDAKPIPLQPVTSNVVERHFELERIKPPVPAAQSQVNTSVSPTINQDKTEFPFLRPYKRTSSHYVASAIAKRLDPLMFNTDLIEKHDKEENNHEEKLIKIGAEPLPKGCIIMTKNSPMEIKPAEMRDSYSNIFTCSYKASNSRLTLGDNSAVENKAVNIRLLNQTTPVGFYKRSISVPLTKSFSKDNNTAEGDHSKHSIVDKNTHPLSDQKCEKTDHTNSSSSFTSPDLPTPTSSSSSLLRPTKWHPANNIQTNSLKALSELNITPVNNHVISQRDEKPDSMNKSDVTVQTDIFGPKKKFKPIVQKPVPKDTSLHSTLMEAIQTAGGKEKLRKSSDSMTNGSQKKTSYAEPENEHSALLAAIRGHRGTSGLKKISSSASEELQSFRNAELFLQNKEASQAEHLWIPPPPVLLPPQPPPSSHKSMTAPKLPVTATSNPGEAREALMEAIRSGAGAARLRKVPLLV